From one Halosimplex rubrum genomic stretch:
- a CDS encoding alpha/beta fold hydrolase, whose amino-acid sequence MTHSTPARERPNGTDTLSPEAGGSGAAPTAADAEDPRTVEYGTAGRRLAYGECGTPDGDPVVFLHGTPGSRRLGVLVDDAARAAGIRVLAPDRPGFGRSTDWSGRRPTDAPAWVEPLLADAGVERARVLAFSGGAADALALGATRPDLVDRIDLVSGAAPPSVAAATPRLQRLLGRLAATTPRLLGAILRGQTRLAERTGPSTVLAQYTDDPGQIPADAAELVRADFLEALGRSRDGAVTELAWIAEGWGVSPADVTVPVRLWHGGGDANVPVEDAERLRDRLPDAELTVLDGDHLTTLLDARSRAFDTAPRG is encoded by the coding sequence GGCAGCGGACGCCGAGGACCCGCGAACGGTCGAGTACGGGACGGCGGGGCGGCGGCTGGCCTACGGCGAGTGCGGGACGCCCGACGGCGACCCGGTCGTCTTCCTCCACGGGACGCCCGGGTCGCGACGACTGGGCGTGCTCGTCGACGACGCCGCGCGCGCGGCCGGGATTCGTGTGCTCGCCCCTGACCGGCCGGGGTTCGGCCGCTCGACGGACTGGTCGGGGCGCCGGCCGACAGACGCGCCCGCGTGGGTCGAGCCGCTGCTCGCGGACGCCGGGGTCGAGCGGGCGCGCGTCCTCGCGTTCTCCGGCGGCGCGGCCGACGCGCTCGCGCTCGGAGCGACGCGGCCGGACCTGGTCGATCGGATCGACCTCGTCTCCGGAGCGGCGCCGCCGTCGGTCGCCGCGGCGACGCCGCGACTCCAGCGCCTCCTGGGCCGGCTGGCGGCGACGACGCCGCGACTCCTCGGGGCGATCCTCCGGGGGCAGACTCGGCTGGCCGAGCGGACCGGACCGTCGACCGTCCTCGCGCAGTACACCGACGACCCCGGCCAGATTCCGGCCGACGCGGCCGAACTCGTCCGCGCGGACTTCCTCGAAGCCCTCGGCCGCTCGCGCGACGGCGCGGTCACCGAACTCGCCTGGATCGCCGAGGGGTGGGGCGTCTCGCCGGCGGACGTGACGGTCCCGGTCCGTCTGTGGCACGGGGGCGGCGACGCGAACGTGCCGGTGGAGGACGCCGAGCGCCTGCGTGACCGGTTGCCCGACGCCGAGCTGACCGTCCTCGACGGCGACCACCTGACGACGCTGCTGGACGCCCGGTCGCGCGCGTTCGATACCGCGCCCCGGGGTTGA
- a CDS encoding alpha/beta fold hydrolase: MVERRHETAVVDGHRIHYLTAGDPGDPPLVLLHGGIVDAAGVSWGAVLEPLAREYRVVAPDLLGYGRSAKPDVTYSLDTHVDAVAAFVETVGLERPAVAGISMGGGTGLGLALRSPELVDRLVLLDSYGLGRELANGGLTRLLSKQGVTNRLAIALMRRSRGFTKASLENIVHDTDRLSADAVDAVWAEAKRPGVGTAFRSFRAAEVGPEGYRTDFTDRLGGLDTPTLLLHGEFDEVFPHRWSERAAARLPEAEFRLLDDCAHWAPRERPDAVVDLISGFVPR, encoded by the coding sequence ATGGTCGAGCGACGCCACGAGACGGCCGTCGTCGACGGTCACCGGATCCACTACCTGACCGCCGGGGACCCGGGGGATCCGCCGCTGGTGCTGTTGCACGGCGGGATCGTCGACGCCGCGGGCGTGAGCTGGGGCGCCGTCCTCGAACCGCTCGCCCGGGAGTACCGCGTCGTCGCGCCCGACCTGCTCGGCTACGGCCGCAGCGCCAAGCCCGACGTGACCTACTCGCTGGATACGCACGTCGACGCGGTCGCGGCGTTCGTCGAGACGGTCGGCCTGGAGCGTCCCGCGGTCGCCGGCATCTCGATGGGCGGCGGCACTGGGCTGGGACTCGCGCTCCGGTCGCCCGAGCTGGTCGACCGCCTCGTCCTGCTCGACAGCTACGGGCTCGGCCGGGAACTCGCCAACGGCGGGCTCACACGCCTGCTGTCGAAACAGGGGGTGACCAACAGACTCGCTATCGCGCTGATGCGGCGGAGCCGCGGGTTCACGAAGGCCAGCCTGGAGAATATCGTCCACGACACCGACCGCCTCTCCGCCGACGCGGTCGACGCCGTCTGGGCGGAGGCCAAACGCCCCGGCGTCGGGACGGCCTTCCGGAGCTTCCGAGCGGCGGAAGTCGGACCCGAGGGCTACCGGACGGACTTCACCGACCGGCTGGGCGGCCTCGACACCCCGACGCTGCTGCTCCACGGCGAGTTCGACGAGGTGTTCCCCCACCGCTGGAGCGAGCGCGCGGCCGCCCGGCTCCCCGAGGCCGAGTTCCGACTGCTCGACGACTGCGCCCACTGGGCGCCCCGCGAGCGACCGGACGCCGTCGTCGACCTGATCTCGGGATTCGTCCCGCGGTAG
- a CDS encoding cobyrinic acid a,c-diamide synthase, translated as MKGFVLGGTSSGVGKTVATLATIRALDREGVAVQPAKAGPDFIDPSHHERVAGRPSRTLDRWLQGEAGLRRNYHRGEGDVCVVEGVMGLYDGDGSSTAMVAEALDLPVVLVVDAKAGMESVAATAVGFREYAAHAGRDIDVAGVIAQRAHGGRHAEGIREALPDGLTYFGRIAPDDDLEIPDRHLGLHMGDESPLGDGALDAAAEHLRVDRLRAVAREPPEPERAGGRPTGTIPSVDEDTARPRVAVARDDAFRFVYPATLERIRERGELVPFAPADGEGLPDCDGVYLPGGYPENYAADLAASPALDTLADRAADGLPVFGECGGLMALSESLTTTAGETHEMAGVLPADVAMHERYRALDHVELQARTDTLTAAAGERRRGHEFHYSSADTAEDARFAFDVERGDGIDDGRDGLTEYRTLGTYCHCHPESGAIDAFLDAL; from the coding sequence ATGAAGGGGTTCGTCCTCGGCGGGACGAGCTCCGGCGTCGGCAAGACCGTCGCGACGCTGGCGACGATCCGCGCCCTCGACCGCGAGGGCGTCGCCGTCCAGCCCGCCAAAGCGGGCCCCGACTTCATCGACCCGAGCCACCACGAGCGGGTCGCGGGCCGACCCTCGCGGACGCTCGACCGCTGGCTCCAGGGCGAGGCCGGACTGCGGCGAAACTACCACCGCGGCGAGGGCGACGTGTGCGTCGTCGAGGGTGTCATGGGGCTGTACGACGGCGACGGCTCCTCGACGGCGATGGTCGCCGAGGCGCTCGACCTCCCGGTCGTCCTCGTCGTCGACGCGAAGGCGGGGATGGAGAGCGTCGCCGCCACCGCCGTCGGCTTCCGCGAGTACGCCGCCCACGCCGGCCGCGACATCGACGTGGCGGGCGTGATCGCACAGCGCGCCCACGGCGGCCGCCACGCCGAGGGGATCCGCGAGGCCTTGCCCGACGGGCTGACCTACTTCGGCCGGATCGCGCCCGACGACGACCTGGAGATCCCCGACCGCCACCTCGGCCTCCACATGGGCGACGAGTCGCCGCTCGGCGACGGCGCGCTGGACGCCGCCGCCGAGCACCTCCGCGTCGACCGCCTGCGTGCGGTGGCCCGGGAACCGCCCGAACCCGAGCGGGCGGGCGGCCGGCCGACGGGGACGATCCCCTCGGTCGACGAGGACACGGCCCGCCCGCGCGTCGCCGTCGCCCGCGACGACGCCTTCCGGTTCGTCTACCCGGCGACGCTCGAACGGATCCGCGAGCGGGGCGAACTCGTCCCGTTCGCGCCCGCCGACGGCGAGGGCCTGCCCGACTGCGACGGCGTCTACCTGCCCGGCGGCTACCCCGAAAATTACGCCGCCGACCTCGCGGCGAGCCCCGCGCTCGACACGCTGGCCGACCGCGCCGCCGACGGCCTCCCCGTCTTCGGCGAGTGCGGCGGGCTGATGGCCCTCTCCGAGTCGCTGACGACCACGGCGGGGGAGACCCACGAGATGGCCGGCGTCCTGCCGGCCGACGTGGCGATGCACGAGCGCTACCGGGCGCTGGACCACGTCGAACTCCAGGCGCGGACGGACACGCTGACCGCCGCGGCGGGCGAGCGCCGCCGGGGCCACGAGTTCCACTACTCCTCGGCCGACACCGCCGAGGACGCCCGCTTCGCGTTCGACGTGGAACGCGGGGACGGCATCGACGACGGCCGCGACGGACTCACTGAGTACCGCACGCTCGGGACCTACTGCCACTGCCACCCCGAGAGCGGCGCTATCGACGCCTTCCTGGACGCGCTGTAG
- a CDS encoding cobalt-precorrin-7 (C(5))-methyltransferase: MTDTSPTNDDRPPESVAAAAPERPVAETDRRPRGADPVRAVGIGPGTPEYLTPRGERAIREADAVVGFETVVDYVRERIDGEPLACGYDDQGETLAAFAERVADGAAGTAVLMGDPNFSGYQFLGRVERAVDRPVEVVPGISAVQVAASRARTPIEDATFVTLHRRGDLTADRERLRAAVGDRHLLVLPRPYDLMPGDIAADLLDAGADPALTALVYERLTHDDEAVTRAALGELAAHAGGGGPDDTPFSDLSVLVVRADSSDPERVGGSDE, from the coding sequence GTGACCGACACATCTCCGACGAACGACGACCGTCCGCCCGAGTCCGTCGCCGCCGCGGCGCCCGAACGGCCGGTCGCCGAGACCGACCGACGACCGCGGGGCGCCGATCCGGTCCGCGCCGTCGGCATCGGTCCCGGGACCCCCGAGTATCTCACCCCGCGCGGGGAGCGGGCGATCCGCGAGGCCGACGCCGTCGTCGGGTTCGAGACGGTCGTCGACTACGTCCGCGAGCGGATCGACGGGGAGCCCCTCGCCTGCGGCTACGACGACCAGGGCGAGACCCTGGCCGCGTTCGCCGAGCGGGTCGCCGACGGCGCCGCGGGGACGGCGGTCCTGATGGGCGACCCCAATTTCTCGGGGTACCAGTTCCTCGGCCGCGTCGAACGGGCCGTCGACCGCCCCGTCGAGGTCGTACCGGGGATCTCCGCGGTCCAGGTCGCGGCGAGTCGCGCCCGCACGCCGATCGAGGACGCGACGTTCGTCACGCTCCACAGGCGAGGCGACCTGACCGCCGACCGCGAGCGACTGCGGGCCGCCGTCGGCGACCGCCACCTGCTGGTGCTCCCGCGGCCCTACGACCTGATGCCCGGCGATATCGCCGCCGACCTGCTCGACGCCGGCGCCGATCCGGCCCTCACCGCGCTCGTCTACGAGCGACTCACCCACGACGACGAGGCGGTGACGCGGGCCGCGCTCGGCGAGTTGGCGGCCCACGCCGGCGGGGGCGGTCCCGACGACACGCCCTTCTCCGATCTGTCGGTGCTCGTCGTCCGGGCCGACAGCTCCGATCCCGAGCGGGTCGGAGGTAGCGACGAATGA
- a CDS encoding DUF5518 domain-containing protein — MSRTGPGSGLPPGSLSRTWQYALVGGAVSMPLTLAVYWSSGASDHFSFNAVVVGGLIAGFLARRYAADAGAAGLRAGVIGGLAGYVWIAPAIRTSAESFADAWSFAPATGLLFVVFSAVVLGTAAIAGLLGGVVGSWICGKVGRESPSTASA, encoded by the coding sequence ATGTCCCGAACTGGTCCCGGTTCCGGCCTCCCGCCCGGATCGCTCTCGCGGACGTGGCAGTACGCCCTCGTCGGCGGCGCGGTGTCGATGCCGCTCACGCTCGCCGTCTACTGGAGTTCCGGCGCGAGCGACCACTTCTCGTTCAACGCGGTCGTCGTCGGGGGCCTGATCGCCGGCTTCCTCGCCCGTCGGTACGCCGCAGACGCGGGGGCCGCAGGCCTCCGAGCCGGCGTGATCGGCGGCCTGGCCGGCTACGTCTGGATCGCTCCCGCGATACGCACCAGCGCCGAGAGCTTCGCCGACGCGTGGTCGTTCGCGCCCGCGACGGGACTGCTGTTCGTCGTCTTCAGCGCCGTCGTCCTCGGTACTGCGGCGATCGCTGGTCTCCTCGGTGGCGTCGTCGGCTCCTGGATCTGCGGGAAGGTCGGGCGGGAGAGCCCGTCGACCGCGAGCGCCTGA
- a CDS encoding excinuclease ABC subunit C: MDPDAVRDRAGDLPAEPGVYQFLVRESRGRREGGSDADAYPTSGDGAAGSDSPTDGDDANGGASEPRTDSDLAETDAYERVLYVGKAVDLRSRVRSYGDPRSERIRRMVAEAESVEVAVTDTETQALLLEANLIKRHRPRYNVRLKDDKSYPLVQLTVHEFPRIEITRDPDPGATVFGPFTDKGRLETVVKAVRETYGLRGCSDHKFENRDRPCLDHDIGLCSGPCVPETDVDGEAYVGDVEAVERFFEGETGALADPIRREMEAAAGDQQFERAANLRDRLDAVEAIHGEAGDAVASEGRHEDPDRERAVDVLGVAVEGERATVARLHSEDGKLVDRERHTLDAPEGERAGAVLAAFIAQYYAERELPDAVLCSDHPDDGDLEGWLDAEGVALRVPGAGREATLVDLALKNARRRDRRDDEGRALTDALGLDARVERIEGFDVSHAQGKSAVGSDVTFVGGEPEKADYRRKKLADENDDYANMRSLVRWRADRAVEGRDERPDPDLLLIDGGEGQLGAARDALAAAGWDVPAVALAKDEELVVTPSGVYDWPDDAGHLHLLQRARDEAHRFAVQYHQTLRDDVSTVLDDIDGIGPETRKRLLRRFGSVENVRGASREELERVDGVGAKTAGTLAERL, encoded by the coding sequence ATGGATCCCGACGCGGTCCGGGACCGAGCCGGCGACCTGCCCGCCGAGCCGGGCGTCTACCAGTTCCTCGTCCGGGAGTCCCGGGGGCGCCGGGAGGGCGGGAGCGACGCCGACGCCTATCCGACGAGCGGCGACGGTGCGGCGGGCAGCGACAGCCCGACCGACGGCGACGACGCGAACGGGGGCGCCTCCGAACCCCGGACGGACTCCGACCTGGCCGAGACGGACGCCTACGAACGGGTCCTCTACGTCGGGAAGGCGGTCGACCTGCGGAGTCGGGTACGCTCCTACGGGGACCCCCGAAGCGAGCGCATCCGGCGGATGGTCGCCGAGGCCGAATCCGTCGAGGTAGCGGTCACCGACACGGAGACCCAGGCGCTGCTGCTGGAAGCGAACCTCATCAAGCGCCACCGCCCGCGCTACAACGTCCGGCTGAAAGACGACAAGTCCTACCCGCTGGTCCAGCTGACCGTCCACGAGTTCCCCCGGATCGAGATCACCCGCGACCCCGACCCCGGTGCCACCGTCTTCGGGCCGTTCACCGACAAGGGCCGGCTCGAAACCGTGGTCAAGGCCGTCCGGGAGACCTACGGCCTGCGTGGCTGTTCCGACCACAAGTTCGAAAACCGCGACCGGCCGTGTCTCGACCACGACATCGGGCTCTGTTCGGGCCCCTGCGTCCCCGAGACCGACGTGGACGGCGAGGCCTACGTGGGCGACGTGGAAGCGGTCGAGCGCTTCTTCGAGGGGGAGACGGGCGCGCTGGCCGACCCGATCCGCCGGGAGATGGAGGCGGCGGCCGGCGACCAGCAGTTCGAGCGGGCGGCGAACCTCCGCGACCGGCTGGACGCCGTGGAGGCGATCCACGGCGAGGCCGGCGACGCCGTCGCGAGCGAGGGGCGCCACGAGGACCCCGACCGCGAGCGCGCGGTGGACGTGCTCGGCGTCGCCGTCGAGGGCGAACGGGCGACCGTCGCGCGCCTGCACAGCGAGGACGGCAAGCTCGTCGACCGCGAACGGCACACCCTCGACGCGCCCGAGGGTGAGCGGGCGGGCGCGGTGCTCGCGGCGTTTATCGCGCAGTACTACGCCGAGCGGGAGCTGCCCGACGCGGTCCTCTGCTCGGACCACCCCGACGACGGCGACCTGGAGGGGTGGCTCGATGCCGAGGGCGTCGCCCTGCGGGTGCCCGGCGCCGGCCGCGAGGCGACGCTGGTCGACCTGGCGCTGAAGAACGCCCGCCGCAGGGACCGCCGCGACGACGAGGGCCGGGCGCTGACCGACGCGCTCGGCCTCGACGCGCGGGTCGAACGGATCGAGGGCTTCGACGTGAGCCACGCCCAGGGGAAGTCGGCGGTCGGTAGCGACGTGACGTTCGTCGGCGGCGAGCCCGAGAAGGCCGACTACCGCCGGAAGAAACTCGCCGACGAGAACGACGACTACGCGAACATGCGGTCGCTGGTGCGGTGGCGCGCCGACCGCGCCGTCGAGGGTCGCGACGAGCGGCCCGACCCCGACCTGCTGCTGATCGACGGCGGCGAGGGCCAACTCGGCGCCGCGCGGGACGCGCTGGCGGCGGCGGGCTGGGACGTGCCCGCGGTCGCGCTCGCCAAGGACGAGGAACTCGTGGTGACCCCGTCAGGCGTCTACGACTGGCCCGACGACGCCGGCCACCTCCACCTCCTCCAGCGCGCCCGCGACGAGGCCCACCGCTTCGCCGTCCAGTACCACCAGACGCTGCGGGACGACGTGTCCACGGTGCTGGACGACATCGACGGGATCGGCCCCGAGACGCGCAAGCGGCTCCTCCGGCGGTTCGGCAGCGTCGAGAACGTCCGCGGCGCCTCCCGCGAGGAACTGGAGCGCGTCGACGGCGTCGGCGCCAAGACCGCCGGGACGCTCGCCGAGCGGCTGTAG